One stretch of Pieris brassicae chromosome 8, ilPieBrab1.1, whole genome shotgun sequence DNA includes these proteins:
- the LOC123713470 gene encoding ejaculatory bulb-specific protein 3-like yields MKLLILLVVVAVAAARPDEKYSSRYDDFDVDQLKENPRLMKSYILCFLGEGKCTPEGNDISKWIPDAVGNTCQNCSDKQKVLVAKMIKTMMDEHKEDWEKLKNKYDPEHTHAEELKQFVEKHLP; encoded by the exons ATGAAGCTGTTAATTCTTTTGGTGGTAGTCGCGGTGGCAGCAGCCCGCCCAGATGAGAAATACAGCAGCCGATATGACGACTTTGACGTAGACCAGCTAAAGGAAAACCCAAGACTAATGAAATCTTATATACTGTGTTTCCTTGGAGAGGGAAAGTGTACACCAGAAGGAAATGATATTAGCA aaTGGATTCCAGACGCAGTCGGCAATACTTGTCAAAACTGTTCGGACAAGCAAAAAGTTCTCGTCGCCAAAATGATCAAGACTATGATGGATGAACATAAGGAGGACTGGGAGAAGCTGAAGAACAAATATGACCCAGAGCATACCCACGCTGAAGAACTGAAACAGTTCGTTGAAAAACACCTTCCATAA